A single Nocardioides bizhenqiangii DNA region contains:
- a CDS encoding carboxypeptidase-like regulatory domain-containing protein, which translates to MLGFQRLCLAVVLVVVGLGATASPTYAVDTVTVSGVVLGHDGQPVQGATIEVVPDPDTDDCPEADHSQSPAVLATTDAAGRYSFTCTAGFPWVTAILPSGEFAGWRTFQPGVYDDVVFRAYATRGSISGTVYDGHGAPAAGAEMMFVWDVPGAGAYDYFTADDAGRYRIDRLYPGVRYTVYVNVGDWGEEYVFTATEGDLTHDFVAPPAPPVDEVPGGAITGVSGDRRLKVSGWAYDDTAVAKVKVAIRNRATGRWLRLNGSWGRYQRHVVRMTKPGEPRTGWWLTRRLPPGSYGISLVVVDDSGNRNVGPRPWRSIRVRR; encoded by the coding sequence ATGCTCGGATTTCAGCGGCTGTGCCTTGCCGTCGTCCTGGTCGTCGTCGGGCTCGGCGCCACGGCGTCGCCGACGTACGCCGTGGACACGGTCACCGTCAGCGGCGTCGTGCTGGGCCACGACGGTCAGCCGGTCCAGGGCGCGACGATCGAGGTCGTCCCCGACCCGGACACCGATGACTGTCCGGAGGCCGACCACAGCCAGAGCCCGGCCGTGCTCGCGACGACCGATGCAGCGGGGCGCTACTCGTTCACCTGCACCGCGGGCTTCCCGTGGGTCACGGCGATCCTTCCCTCGGGCGAGTTCGCGGGGTGGCGGACCTTCCAGCCAGGCGTGTACGACGACGTCGTCTTCCGGGCGTACGCCACCCGCGGCTCCATCTCGGGCACGGTCTACGACGGCCACGGAGCGCCAGCTGCCGGCGCCGAGATGATGTTCGTCTGGGACGTGCCCGGCGCCGGGGCCTACGACTACTTCACCGCGGACGACGCCGGCCGGTACCGGATCGACCGCCTCTACCCCGGAGTGCGGTACACGGTCTACGTGAACGTCGGCGACTGGGGCGAGGAGTACGTCTTCACCGCGACCGAGGGGGACCTCACCCACGACTTCGTGGCCCCACCGGCCCCACCGGTGGACGAGGTCCCCGGTGGAGCGATCACCGGGGTGAGCGGCGATCGCCGGCTGAAGGTCAGCGGCTGGGCGTACGACGACACCGCCGTCGCCAAGGTGAAGGTCGCGATCCGCAACCGCGCCACCGGGCGCTGGCTCCGCCTGAACGGCAGCTGGGGTCGCTACCAGCGCCACGTCGTCAGGATGACGAAGCCGGGTGAGCCGCGGACCGGCTGGTGGCTGACCAGACGGCTGCCGCCGGGCAGCTACGGCATCTCGCTGGTGGTCGTCGACGACTCGGGGAACCGGAATGTCGGGCCGCGGCCGTGGCGTTCCATCCGGGTGCGCAGGTGA
- a CDS encoding helix-turn-helix transcriptional regulator yields the protein MDPVIDAPTRQRVARSILVNGPSTAAALAERLNLTPAAVRRHLDHLVEEGAVEARDQRPAGHRGRGRPAKVFALTEHGRDGFEAQYDDLAAEAIRFLAETVGPAAVKAFAERRASFIEERFPQVAAEHPEATPAEVLAMVFTDEGYAASVRQLPVVGEQLCQQHCPVSHVAHEFPQLCEAETEAIGRVLGTHVQRLATIAHGDGVCTTCIPATPSTDREKEQVTS from the coding sequence ATGGACCCGGTCATCGACGCACCGACGCGCCAACGCGTTGCGCGGTCGATCCTGGTCAACGGCCCCTCCACCGCGGCGGCGCTCGCTGAGCGCCTCAACCTGACCCCGGCCGCCGTGCGCCGTCACCTCGACCACCTGGTCGAGGAGGGCGCCGTCGAGGCCCGCGACCAGCGTCCCGCCGGCCATCGCGGCCGCGGGCGTCCCGCCAAGGTGTTCGCGCTCACCGAGCACGGACGCGACGGCTTCGAGGCCCAGTACGACGACCTCGCCGCCGAGGCGATCAGGTTCCTGGCCGAGACGGTCGGTCCCGCGGCCGTCAAGGCGTTCGCGGAGCGGCGGGCGTCCTTCATCGAGGAGCGATTCCCGCAGGTCGCGGCCGAGCACCCGGAGGCGACGCCGGCGGAGGTGCTCGCGATGGTGTTCACCGACGAGGGCTACGCGGCATCCGTCCGACAGCTGCCGGTCGTGGGGGAGCAGCTGTGCCAGCAGCACTGCCCCGTCTCCCACGTCGCCCACGAGTTCCCGCAGCTGTGCGAGGCCGAGACCGAGGCGATCGGCCGCGTCCTCGGCACCCATGTCCAGCGGCTGGCGACCATCGCCCACGGCGACGGCGTCTGCACCACGTGCATCCCGGCCACCCCCTCGACCGACAGAGAGAAGGAGCAGGTCACCTCATGA